The window AAATATAGGAACTTGTATCTACGCTCTCGCACTATTGGACGGTTGCCAGCGAAGTCTTCCTTAGCTTTTATCCATGCAGATCCGGGCAGCCACATTGACAGCCTCCACCCCGTCGGAGGAGTATTCCGCTCCTATGGATTCGGCCCACTCCCGGGTCACCACGGCCCCACCCACCATGACCTTGCATCCAAGCCCGCTCTGTTTTGCCAGGGCAATGACCTCGGGCATGCGCACCATGGTGGTGGTCATCAGGGCGGACAGTCCAATAAGATCAGCCTTATGGGTTTTGGCTGCCTCAATGATGGCGTCTGCCGTGATATCCTTGCCCAGATCAATCACATCAAACCCGAAGTTTCTTAGCATCAGCACCACGATATTTTTTCCAATGTCGTGGATATCCCCCTGGACCGTGGCAAAGACCAGAGTGCCTTTTTTTTCATTGGAACCGGACGCCTGAAGGGCGGGTTCAAGAACGGCAAACCCCTTTTGCATGGTCTCGGCACTGGCAATGAGCTGGGGAAGAAAATACTTTCTTGCATCATAGTACTCCCCCACAGTCATGATGGCCGGGATCATCTTTTTTTCCAGCAGTTCGGACGGAGCGATCCCTTTTTCAAGGGCCTGATTGCAAAGTTCTTCAATATCCTCCCTTCGGCCCTCTATCACCGCTGCAACAATCCGATCTTCAACGGGCAGATCCGCTGTTTTTATTTTGGTTTTATCTGTTTTCTTTTCGGCGTTTTTATCCTGGGCAAATCGCTGGATGTATGACAGCGCATCACGGTCTCGTCCGGTCAAAACATCCGAGGCCGCTTTGGTATTCATCAAAAGATCATGGGATGGGTTGGCAATGGCCCAGGAGAGTCCGGCACCGGCTGCCATGGCAAAAAAGCCGGCATTCACCCACCCTCGTTCGGGTAGACCAAAGGAGATGTTGGATAACCCGAGAACCGTGCCAAAACCCTGTTCCGAGGCCCATTTAACGGTTGCAAGGGTCTCTTTGGCCGCCTGGGGATTGCTGGATACAGTCATGACCAAACCGTCCACGATCAGATCTTTATTTGTGTATCCATAGGCTGTGGCCCGATTGGCAATTTCAGTGACCAGCTCTTTTCTGCGCTCTGCCTTGTCCGGCAATTCGTTATCGGCCAAAGGCAGCACAACAAGCATGGCTCCGTACTTGGCCGCCACCGGCAGAAGCTTTTCAAGCTTTTCCTTTTCGGCTGAAATTGAGTTGATCAAAGCCCGGCCAGGATAGTAGCGCACAGCCGCTTCCACCACATCAGGATCAGATGAGTCAATGACCAGGGGAAGACTGACAACCGGCACCACACTTGAAATGATATCTAATAAGGTCTGTTTTTCATCAATACCGGGCATGCCCGCATTAATGTCAAGCAGATCGGCCCCGGCTGCAGCCTGGTCCCGGGCCAGTTTGCGCACATAGCCCATGTTTGACGCCTTCAGCTCGGCCTGCAGAATTTTTTTTCCGGTTGGGTTAATGCGTTCACCGATGATGCGAATGGGGCTGTTTGAATCCGTAATCAGCACCTGGGTGGCCGAAGAGAGCATCGCCTTTTCCACCGGTTTTCTTCCCAAAGGCGCAATGCCTTTCATGCTCCGGGCCAGCTTGCCGATATGCTCCGGGGTGGTGCCGCAGCAGCCTCCCATGATATTGACACCGGCCTTGGCAAAGGGCTCGGCAAAATCGCTGAACTCCTGGGCACCCATGGGGAAAACCGTTTCATTATTTTTTATAACGGGCATTCCCGCATTGGGTTTCGCCATCACCGGGATCTGCACAACCTGCCGGATGCGCCGGATGATATTGAGCATCTCTTTGGGACCGGTGGAGCAATTGACACCCACCACATCAGCGCCAAGGCTTTCAAGGGTAACAGCCATGGCCTCGGGTGTGGTGCCGTTTAAGCTGTGACCGGTTTCATCAAAGGTCATGGACACCATGGTAAATCCGCCGCAAAGCTCCTTGACCGCAAGCAAAGCGGCCCGGCTCTCCTGGATATCAATCTGGGTTTCGATGACAAACAGATCCACGCCGCCGTCAATCAACCCTTTGACCTGGCGTTTAAATCCCTGGATGGCCTCTTCAAATCCAAGGTCTCCAAAAGGCATGATAAATCGTCCACTGGGTCCGATATCTCCGGCAATGAGCGGCCGCCGTCCCTCTTGTGCCGCCAGTTCGTCTGCTGTTTTAACCGCATTTTGTGCTATCCGGCAGTTAATCTGCTCTGTTTTATCTGCGGCACCGAACTCCTCAAGTTTCCAGGGGGTACCACCAAAGGTGCAGGTGTAAAGCATATCTGAACCTGCCCGGGCATAGGCGCGATATATGTCGGCCGATACGTCGGGGTTTTCCATGGACCACAGCTCCGGGCTGACCCCGGGCGGGAGCCCGCGTTTCTGCATCTCGGTGCCCGTAGCGCCGTCCAGGATAAGGATTCGTTTATCAATAATGTTCAGTATGGTGTTATCTTTTTTTCCCACGTTGTCTCTACTCCCCTGTTACTTTTGATATGCCGCAAAAGGCGGTGACGCTTTTTTCCGGCGTCAGGATAAAGGTTTGCGTCATGGACACACCCAGCGTTTCCATTTTCAGCATATTGTAAATATCAGCCTGGAACCGGATGTCAAAATCGCCATAACCGGCAGAAAACCGTTTTAATTTCAAAGCTCTTCGTTCCCTGATCAGCTCTTTGTTGTACAATGCCATCAGCCAGTCAAATCCTTCATCGACAATTTCGGATGCTGCCGCATCAACGATCACAGCCCCGGTCATCCTTTTATCTTCCTGAAGCTGCCGAATCTCGTCGGCAACAGCCTGACCGGCGGTAATGCCCATAATGAGCAACTGATCGGCCTCCCCCAGAAACCGGGTAAATTTATCGCTTTTAAACACTGTATCGGATTGTTTTAAAGCAACGGTACCTTTCCCGTGATCAATCTGTATATCCTTGATGCAGGCCGTTGCCTTGAGACGGATACGGTCTGCCGCATGGGAGATCCAGTCGTCGACCTCGGACATCATCCGCTGTGATATTTCATTTTGACGGCGCTGATACCCCAACCGTTTAAGGATTTTATACCTCGGCACTTTTAAGGGGATGTACGGAAATGTTCTAAGCTGCTGCATTCAGTTAATATACCAGTTTTTTAGTATTATGAAAGTGTTTTCACCCGGGTCGGCATCAGTCAAAACAAGGTCGCCTGATGTTGCGATTCAAAGTCGTATAATAATTCAGATAGGGATTTTTTACCAAATTCATCGTTGGAGCTCAACAGATGCAGGTAAACACAAAGACACGGATTGACGATACACATTGTTACAGAAGTTGCAGTGGCCAATCAGGAATAGGTAACATATAAGATGGTAGAGAATAACAGGTACACCGTAAAAACGACCCTCTTACTTATCGGAATCAGGCTTCTTTCTTTTTTTATACCAGTCATATCCCATATACAGTTTGTCCATGCAGGCCGGACAGATACCGTGGGTAAAGGTCAGGTGGGAGTGGGCCTCAAGATATCTGTCCACATCATTCCAGAAACCCTTGTCGTCTCTAATCTTTTTGCAGTGTGAACACATGGGTAAAAGGTCGCGCAGGGTTTTGAGCTCAATATGGGTTTTGATACGGGCCAGAAGCTCGGCAGAGTGAAAGGGCTTGGTCACATAATCCACGCCACCCGCCTCAAACCCCTTTACAATATCCTGGGCATCAGTCTTGGCCGTTAAAAAAATCACCGGAATATGGCGGGTGGGAAGTTCGGTTTTCAATTTTTCACACACCGTATACCCATCCATTTCCGGCATCATGATATCCAATAAAATGAGATCGGGAAATTCAGCTGTTACAAACTTAAGGGCCTGGGCACCGCTCTGGGCCATGGCAACTTCATAGCCATTATTCGACAGCAGTTTCCCCAGAAACTGAAGATTCTGCGGTTTGTCATCAACTGTCAAAATGAGATTTTTATGGGACATTGCCATTCTCCAGGCCCAATTTCATGAATTAACTACATTTACAGGATCCGCAACAGCCCGAGTTACAACTTCCGGCATTGGTTCCACAGCTGCTTGGCGGGGGTTCAAGCCCGGTTTGAGCAATGGTGATGTCAAACACAAGGGTTTTACCGGCCAGGAAATGGTTCAGGTCCATGGTGACACTTTCCTCGCTTATTTTAGCCACCGTGGCAGGAACCGGATTGCCTGCTGGATCCTGAAGGTGCAGATTCATGCCTTCTCTCAGGGCCATCTCCTGGGGAAACTGGGCCCTTGGGATATCCACCGTGGCACTCTCGTCTCTTGGACCGTATCCCATTTCAGGCGGTATGGTTACGGTTTTTGATTCCCCTTTTGTCATGCCGATGACAGCCTGGTCAAAGCCCTGGATCAGCATACCTGCACCAACTGTGAAGGTCAGCGGCTGTTTGCCTTGGGAAGAGTCAAACACATCCCCGTTTTCAAGTTTTCCCGTATAGTCTACGGCAATGGTATCCCCTGATTTTATTGCTTCGGTCATAAACCTATTTTCCTTCCAGCCGGTGGCTGTTCCGACCGTTATGGTGGTTTTTCGAACAATTGCGCCCGAAAATATTACAATCCTTTTTCAAGGACAGATTCAACACAATGAGTTGAAAGCATAGGGGAAAAACCGGAAGATGTCCAAATGTATTTTAAAATTTTATATTATCCTTTGAAGGAAGTGTGGTATGGTCAGGCAGAAAATTTTTAGATAAGGAGAATAACATGGAACTTTTGAAAATTATTGCAGCCATTATTCTTCCGCCGGTGGGGGTTTTCCTTCAGGTGGGCATCGGCATGCATTTCTGGTTGAATATTGTTTTAACCCTCCTTGGTTACATTCCGGGAATAGTTCACGCCATCTGGGTAATAGCCAAAAACAAATAATTTTTTGCAGAAAATTCGCCCGGCTGCGACGTTACAAAAAAATCTCAATCCTCACAACCATAAGGTTGCTCCGGTTGAGATTTTTTTTGCGCCTTGCACCCGAACAAATTTTCTGCAAAAAATGGCGGTTTGCGGCTGCTGATGCCTGTTTTCTTTAAAAGGGTTGGAACCTAACACCGGCACCTGCCCTTTGTATTGTACTGCACCCGTGGTTACGCCATGAACGGATAGCTGTAATTCACGGGTGGAATCATGGTCTCCTTGATGGTCCGGGGAGAGATCCAGCGGATCAGGTTCAGGTAAGATCCGGCCTTATCGTTGGTGCCGCTTTTACGGGCCCCGCCAAAGGGTTGCTGGCCGACCACGGCACCCGTGGGTTTATCATTAATATAAAAATTGCCGGCCGTGTGGGTAAGGCGCCTCATAAGGGCGTTGATCACATCGCGGTCTTTGGCGAAAACAGCACCGGTCAGGGCATATGGACTTGTACTGTCCAGAATGTCCAGGGTGGCGTCCATTTCTTTATCTTCGTATACATAAACCGTGAGCACCGGTCCGAAAATCTCTTCGGCCATGGATTCATAATCCGATGTTTTGGCAAGAATTACGGTGGGATGAACAAAATAGCCCTTGGTTTTGTCCCGCTGACCGCCAATGATGACCTCGGCATCACAAGAGGCTTCAGCCCGTAAGATATAGCCATCAATGGTGTCAAATGCTTTTTCATCAATCACGGCATTTACAAGGTTGGTGAAATCGGTCACCGGCCCCACCTTGATTTGAGCAATTTTTCCCTTGAGCTGATCCTGAACAGCAGGCCACAGGGACGCCGGGACATAGAGACGGGAACATGCAGAGCATTTCTGGCCCTGGAACTCAAAGGCGCCTCGGATAATCCCTGTAACAAGCTGATCCACATCGGCACTGGCATGGGCAAAGATATAGTCCTTTCCCCCGGTTTCCCCCACAATCCTGGGATAAGAAACGTAGGTTTCAATGTTTTGAGCCGCTTTTTTCCAAAGATTTTGGAAAACCGCTGTAGAGCCGGTGAAGTGCATGCCCGCAAAATCCTTATGAGTGAACAAAATATCACCGATCTGGGAGCCGTATCCCGGGATGAAGTTGACGACGCCGTCAGGAAGTCCCGCTTCCTTGAGAATCTGCATGACATAGTAGTTGGACAGTACAGCCGTGGTGGAAGGTTTCCACACAACTGTGTTACCCATCATGGCCGGTGAGGTGGGCAGGTTGCCGGCAATGGCCGTAAAGTTAAATGGCGTCAGTGCAAAAACAAAACCTTCCAGGGGACGGTATTCCAGGCGGTTGTAAACGCCTTTTGAGCTGAACGGCTGGTTGGCATATATCTCTTCCATATAACTCACATTAAAGCGCAGAAAATCCACCAACTCGCAGGTGGCGTCAATTTCAGCCTGGAAGGCATTTTTGGACTGGCCCAGCATGGTGGCGGCATTGAGTTTGGCCGTATATTTTGTGGAAATCAGATCTGCTGCTTTGAGGAAAACGGCTGCACGCTCCTGCCACTCCATGGTCTCCCAGGCATGTTTTGCGGATAAAGCGGCCTGCACAGCTGCCTTGATCTCTTTTTCACCTGCCATATGCACTTTACCAAGCACATGACCGTGGTCATGGGGGCAGACCACATTGCAGACATCTCCGGTTTTGATCTCTTCGCCATTGACAATGACGGGAATGTCAACCTGGATTGCCATCTGGCGGCTCAGTTCCGCAGACAGCGCCCCGCGTTCCGGGCTGCCCGGGGCATAGGATTTAACCGGTTCGTTATAAGGTGTGGGTATGGTATATATGCTGTTTGCCATTGTATTAATCCTTTTTTTTTTGCTGATTACTGCTGCCCGATATTAAATTCTATACCTTGGGCCAACGGCAGTTTCCTGCCCCAGTTGATGGTGTTGGTCTGACGTCTCATGTATGCCTTCCACGCATCAGACCCGGATTCACGTCCGCCGCCGGTCTCTTTTTCACCGCCGAATGCACCGCCGATTTCTGCACCGGAAGTCCCGATGTTCACGTTGGCAATGCCGCAGTCAGAGCCCTTGTGGGACAAAAACCGCTCCTGGTACTGCAGGCTGTTTGTGAAAACTGCTGAAGACAGGCCCTGGGGCACATCATTATGCAGGGCAAGTGCCTGTTCAAACTCATCATATTCAATGATGTACAGGATGGGCGCAAAAGTTTCACTCTGGACAACGGGGTAGTTATTTTGCACCTCCGCCACTGCCGGGAGCACATAATGTCCGCCTTCACAGCCTTTCACCGTGGTGCGGCCTCCACCGTAAAGTACCTTTCCGCCGGAAATCTTCACCTCTTGCAGGGTCTGTTCCATGGCAAGGACTGCCTCTTCATCAATGAGCGGCCCCATGAGGGTTTCGTTATCCAGGGGATTACCGACCTTAACCTGTT is drawn from uncultured Desulfobacter sp. and contains these coding sequences:
- a CDS encoding YqaE/Pmp3 family membrane protein, producing MELLKIIAAIILPPVGVFLQVGIGMHFWLNIVLTLLGYIPGIVHAIWVIAKNK
- the pruA gene encoding L-glutamate gamma-semialdehyde dehydrogenase; the protein is MANSIYTIPTPYNEPVKSYAPGSPERGALSAELSRQMAIQVDIPVIVNGEEIKTGDVCNVVCPHDHGHVLGKVHMAGEKEIKAAVQAALSAKHAWETMEWQERAAVFLKAADLISTKYTAKLNAATMLGQSKNAFQAEIDATCELVDFLRFNVSYMEEIYANQPFSSKGVYNRLEYRPLEGFVFALTPFNFTAIAGNLPTSPAMMGNTVVWKPSTTAVLSNYYVMQILKEAGLPDGVVNFIPGYGSQIGDILFTHKDFAGMHFTGSTAVFQNLWKKAAQNIETYVSYPRIVGETGGKDYIFAHASADVDQLVTGIIRGAFEFQGQKCSACSRLYVPASLWPAVQDQLKGKIAQIKVGPVTDFTNLVNAVIDEKAFDTIDGYILRAEASCDAEVIIGGQRDKTKGYFVHPTVILAKTSDYESMAEEIFGPVLTVYVYEDKEMDATLDILDSTSPYALTGAVFAKDRDVINALMRRLTHTAGNFYINDKPTGAVVGQQPFGGARKSGTNDKAGSYLNLIRWISPRTIKETMIPPVNYSYPFMA
- a CDS encoding response regulator encodes the protein MSHKNLILTVDDKPQNLQFLGKLLSNNGYEVAMAQSGAQALKFVTAEFPDLILLDIMMPEMDGYTVCEKLKTELPTRHIPVIFLTAKTDAQDIVKGFEAGGVDYVTKPFHSAELLARIKTHIELKTLRDLLPMCSHCKKIRDDKGFWNDVDRYLEAHSHLTFTHGICPACMDKLYMGYDWYKKRKKPDSDK
- a CDS encoding homocysteine S-methyltransferase family protein — encoded protein: MGKKDNTILNIIDKRILILDGATGTEMQKRGLPPGVSPELWSMENPDVSADIYRAYARAGSDMLYTCTFGGTPWKLEEFGAADKTEQINCRIAQNAVKTADELAAQEGRRPLIAGDIGPSGRFIMPFGDLGFEEAIQGFKRQVKGLIDGGVDLFVIETQIDIQESRAALLAVKELCGGFTMVSMTFDETGHSLNGTTPEAMAVTLESLGADVVGVNCSTGPKEMLNIIRRIRQVVQIPVMAKPNAGMPVIKNNETVFPMGAQEFSDFAEPFAKAGVNIMGGCCGTTPEHIGKLARSMKGIAPLGRKPVEKAMLSSATQVLITDSNSPIRIIGERINPTGKKILQAELKASNMGYVRKLARDQAAAGADLLDINAGMPGIDEKQTLLDIISSVVPVVSLPLVIDSSDPDVVEAAVRYYPGRALINSISAEKEKLEKLLPVAAKYGAMLVVLPLADNELPDKAERRKELVTEIANRATAYGYTNKDLIVDGLVMTVSSNPQAAKETLATVKWASEQGFGTVLGLSNISFGLPERGWVNAGFFAMAAGAGLSWAIANPSHDLLMNTKAASDVLTGRDRDALSYIQRFAQDKNAEKKTDKTKIKTADLPVEDRIVAAVIEGRREDIEELCNQALEKGIAPSELLEKKMIPAIMTVGEYYDARKYFLPQLIASAETMQKGFAVLEPALQASGSNEKKGTLVFATVQGDIHDIGKNIVVLMLRNFGFDVIDLGKDITADAIIEAAKTHKADLIGLSALMTTTMVRMPEVIALAKQSGLGCKVMVGGAVVTREWAESIGAEYSSDGVEAVNVAARICMDKS
- a CDS encoding peptidylprolyl isomerase encodes the protein MTEAIKSGDTIAVDYTGKLENGDVFDSSQGKQPLTFTVGAGMLIQGFDQAVIGMTKGESKTVTIPPEMGYGPRDESATVDIPRAQFPQEMALREGMNLHLQDPAGNPVPATVAKISEESVTMDLNHFLAGKTLVFDITIAQTGLEPPPSSCGTNAGSCNSGCCGSCKCS